The Akkermansia sp. RCC_12PD genome contains the following window.
AGTCCCATCCTGGTGGGGAACCTGGCCGCAGAATGTCCTTACGACCTAGAGGAAGGCGTCTGGCCCGACATGGCGGCTTCCACCGCCATGGAGGGGGTGCTGGGAAGCGGAAGCGCCAGGTATTTCCGCGCAGGCATAGGTACTGTCATGAGTGTGCGCGTGGGTGCGCATGTGTACGATGTGAAGGTCGTCGGCATCGTGAAGCAGGCAAAGGCAACGCCCGGCGTCATCATGGGGCCGGGCGGCATGGGGGGCGGTCCCGCTTTTTCCTCCCTGTTCGTTCCGGCAAGCGTGTGTGAGAAGATCACGGGGCGGCCTTTTGTTCCCAATCTGATTTATGTGCGCCTGAAGGAGGGGGTGGACAAGAAGGAGTTTGTGGAGAGTTTCCGGGAGAAGCTGTCCAGGGCTTCCGCTGCCGTGGCGGATACGGATTCCATCATCCAGCGGCTTTCCAGTGACCGTTCCGTGCGTCAGCAGAAGGATAGTGCGGAAATGTCCGTCTGGCTTGTCCTTTTTTCCTGCGTTTTTATTATTTTCACCACCTTGAGTATCGGCGTCAGCGAACGCACGCGCAGGCTGGCCCTGTTGCGCGCCCTCGGCATGAGCCGCATGCAGATTGCCCTGCTGATTGTGGGGGAAGGCCTGTTCCTGTGCATTCCGGCCCTGCTGGGCGGCTTGGCCGCCGGGTTCTGCCTGGTGTACCTGCTGGAGGAAGGTTCCTCCACGCTGCCTTCCCTGACCTGGACGACGGCACTGGCCGCGGCCGCGTGCGCCGTAGGCGGGGCTTTGCTGGCCTCCGTGATTCCCGCCTGGCGCGCTTCCCGCCAGTCTCCGCTGGAGGCGGCCGTTCCTTCCGCCGGATTCATGGGGAAGGTGAGCCGTGTTCCCGCGTGGTCCGTCCTAGCGGGCCTTGCGTGCGTGGCGCTCCAGCCCGCCGCCCTGCTTCTTCCGGGACTGGAGGTGGAGACACGTAAATGGATGTTCGTCTGGCTGGGGTATCCCGGCCTGGTTGTCGGCGCCCTGTTTCTTGCCCCCGCTTTCGTCCGCGCGACGGAATGGGCCGGGGCGTGGCTGACGGGGCTTCTTCTGCGCGTGCCCCATGCGTTCCTGCGGGTCCAGCTCAGCCGCAATCTCAGCCGTTCCGTGGGAACGGCGGTGTCCATGTCCGTGGGGCTTTCCCTGTTTGTGGCCGTGCAGACCTGGGGATATTCCATGCTGGTTCCTTTTTCTCCGGATTCTTCCACGCCCGGAACGCTGGTTTCCTTCCTGCACACGGAGTTCCGGCCGGGAGACGTACCTGAGTTGATGGCGCGGCCCAGCCTGAAGAATGCCCGGATGTATCCCATTTACGTGGATGAACCGGATATTTCCCCGGAACAGATGAAGAGCCCCGGCTTTTCCGGCATGCGCAACCGTTCCGTGGTGCTGGCGGGAATTCCCGTGGAGAAGATGGCGGAGGGGAAAGATCCCCTGTTCCAGCCCGTGTTTGTCTCCGGCAATCCGGAAGAGGCCTATGCCATGCTGAAGTCCACCCGTTCCCTGCTGATTCCGGATACGTTCGCACGGACGGTAGGCTTGAAGGCGGGGGATGATTTGATGCTGGTGAATCCTTCATCCCGGGGGAACCACCCGGGGAATGCGTCTGAGGGCGGTTTGCGCGGGGCGCGGGTTGGCGCTTTTTCCGCCCCTATGAAGGGGGAACCCTGGAAGGTGGCCGGCATTGTCTCCTTCCCCGGCTGGCACTGGCTGACCAAGACCAGCGGCATGCGCGTGCGCCGCGGCGGTTTTGTGGCCGCCCTGGCTATTGCGGATGAACGCTGGCTCAAGGAGGATTACGGCCACCAGGGGTTCCAGTTTATCTGGGGGGATACGGCTCCCGGCGTGACTAATGTGGCGCTTCAGGATGATTTGGGCGAGTTCGCCCTGATGAAGGCCCGCGAGCGGGCGGGAGGGGAGGAAGGCGTGAAGCCGCTGGTGAAGGCTCTGACCCGGGAGAGCCTGGGCGGCAGCGTCACCAGCCGCGGGGACAGCGTGATTTTTACCATGAGTCAGCTTCCGATCATCATGATGGTGATTGCCGTGCTGGCGGTTTTGAATACCGTGCTGGCCTCTGTTCAATCCCGCCGGAGGGAATTCGGACTGATGAGGGCAGTCGGCGTGCCGGGAGGGATGGTGATGCGCATGCTTTGGGCGGAGACGCTGATGATTTCCCTGTGTGCCATCATCATGAGTCTGGTGCTGGGCGTTTTGGCGGCCTGGTGTTCCATCCAGATTCTGGAGTACGGTTATCACTTCGGCATTGTTACGCCTCCCATCACGATGCCCTGGGCGCATCTGGGGTATGCCGTGCTTCTGGTGCTGACCCTTTCCACATTGGCCTGCCTAGCGCCTGCCTGGCGCATGAAGAGGGCTTTCGTGACGGATTTGCTTTCAGCGGGCGAACGGTAGTTTTTTCAACGGGTGGGCCAGAGGACTGGCCGCTTTTAAAGCGGCAGGGGAAGTGTCTTGCTTTGAGGCAAAAGTAACTGGACCATATTTTTAATATGGTTCTTCCAACAGATTTTACCCCTTTCCGGAACAGGGGATGTCTTGGGTGCCGTCTGTGGCTGGCGATTGCCGTTCTGGCGACCATGTACTGCTGGCTGGCATTTACGGGGACCGTCGCTTCCGCTGCGCCGGGGGATGATTGGATCAATTCTACAGCGGTGGGAGAGACGTTTGACAGCTTTCCCGCGACGGCTATATCCAGCCTGGATGGACATTATGGTTTCTTTGCTGCTTCTGCCGGAGATGCGGAGATCGTGGACATGAGCAGCCGCGGGTTTGGCCGCAGTTTGAAGATTAACGGAGCAAGTGGAAGTGTGTCTGCCCGCAGCATAACGCTGCATTTTTCTTTTCCCCTGGAAGAGGAGTCTCCCTGTGCGTTCCGTGCGATGCTGGGTGGACGGCTACAAAGAATGCCGATTGGCTGGTCATTGAGTCCGTGGAGGGAACGGATGGGAATGGAACCATTTCCATTTCAGCGCAGGCCAACGGCGGAGTTTCCACGCGTACCGCGGCCTTGACCGTTTCTTCCTTCTTGGCATCCAGAGATGTTCTTGTGGAACAGAGAGGCGGGAAGTTGACGTGGAATGAGTGGAAGAAGGACAAGATCATCGGCAGGGACCCCTCCAATTCCCAGACCGGACCCGGACAGTCTGCCGCAGGTGACGGAGTGCCCAACCTGTTGAAGTATGTTACGGGAATGGATCCCCTGAAGCCGGCCGGCAGTCCGGTCAGTATTTCTGAGAAGGATAACCGCCTTCTGATGACGTGGCCGGTCAATGAGGAGGCCGTCGGGATTTCCCTGAAAGTGGAAGCTTCCTCCAATCTGAAAGATTGGACAGAGTCTTATGAAGTCACTGTTCCCGGAGAATAGAGGCGTCCGGGCCGGACGCAGATGTTGGAAGAAAAGTTATTGATAGTTGTTTTCCAGATAAGTATGGTATTTTCATGCCTGTGGAAATGAAATATTATTACCATACTTCCGACGGCGAATTGCACGGTCCTGCAGAGTTGGATTTTCTGGTCCGTGAAGTGAAGTGGGGTGGCCTGCCGGATTCTCTAATGGTCCGCTCTGAAAACAGTGGCGAGTGGATTTCTCTCGCGGAGGTCGTTCAAGGGAATACTTCCGTCGGCTGGCCCTTGGATGTCATGTCCGTAACGCCGGAAGAGCTTGCCCGGATGTCGCGCTGGAAACGGTTGTGGTATTATTACCGTCGGTCCTGGAAAATGGCATTCGTGCTTGAAGGCCGGGCTTCGCAGCAGGAATGCATGCATGTTTTCCTGTCCATGACGCTGGCGGATTGTCTGGCATTCGTGGCCGCGCCGCTATTGAGCGGATTGATGCTGGCGTTCCTGTTTCCGGGGAAGGTGAGCGAGTCCGTTGTCTTTTTCACCGGAGGGACCATTGGTGTTTTGTTATGTCTGCTGGTCGTCATTCAATCTTTTTCCCTCTGCTGGAGAAGATTGCATGATTTATCGCTGCCCGGGTACTGGGTCTTTGCGCTGCCCGTCGTGTCTTATGCAGGTAATTGGCTGATAACGTGGCTGCTGGAACATGCGGGGATATTGATCCCCAGGACCGGAATGATGCATTATCCGGGCATTTCCCCAGCACTTGCATTTGTGGCTGTCGTTTCAGTCGTGGTCTCCTTAGTCATCATCGTTTTGTCCCTGACCTGGATTGTTGCGCTGCTGGGAATGTTCCGCGGTATGGAGGGGGAAAACAGGTACGGCCCGCGTCCGGAGATGTGAGGCACGGTTGGTTCCATCCTGAAAGGAGGAGGGAATGAATGAAACGGTACTATTACCGTACTTCCGACGGCGAGTCGCACGGCCCTTCAGTTCTGGATTTTCCGGTCCGGGAAGTCCGCTATGGGCCGCTGTCTCCGGAGTTGATGGGTTAGAGAGGGCGGAGTGTCGGGAAAGCATTGTGGGTGCATTGGACAATTCAAGTGATTTAAAGCCTTTTGAAAGGCCGGATGTTGGTAGAACAAGCCGTCGGGAAAGTGGAGGAAGCTGTTATATTGCTGGTTCCGTTCCTGACGCTTGACGATATTTTGTTCACATGTTCCTCCCATAAGGAGACTGCCTGAGCGTATCGGTTTTCCACAGGAGTTTTGCCCCGGCTTGGTGGTTTTCTTTCTTATAATTCCCAGGTGGTTTGAGACGCTGCCGTTTGTGGGCTGCCGATTATTTTATGGTTTTATTTTTCCCTGGGATGCAGGCGTTTTCACGATGCCGGGGTGAGCGGCGCGTTGCCGGCGGCGGCATGGTTAGGGGTGATTTTTCCGGTGTGTTGCCATTGGACAGCCTGATGGGGGAGTCGTTTTTGAGCTCGTAGGCGTGGTTGATGTTCTGGACATTGTCCGTGCT
Protein-coding sequences here:
- a CDS encoding ABC transporter permease; the protein is MTPLPKLIWRDLLTNRGRVAVSVFAILVSVSLIVWMMGSYDTLVKEFDNDAEAYMGNYDLCLVPEAPRGPLPPGGQPRFADPELAARLAASPLVESVNAACQVPRLQIGCANERGSFDEQTRDRMGIPPQSPILVGNLAAECPYDLEEGVWPDMAASTAMEGVLGSGSARYFRAGIGTVMSVRVGAHVYDVKVVGIVKQAKATPGVIMGPGGMGGGPAFSSLFVPASVCEKITGRPFVPNLIYVRLKEGVDKKEFVESFREKLSRASAAVADTDSIIQRLSSDRSVRQQKDSAEMSVWLVLFSCVFIIFTTLSIGVSERTRRLALLRALGMSRMQIALLIVGEGLFLCIPALLGGLAAGFCLVYLLEEGSSTLPSLTWTTALAAAACAVGGALLASVIPAWRASRQSPLEAAVPSAGFMGKVSRVPAWSVLAGLACVALQPAALLLPGLEVETRKWMFVWLGYPGLVVGALFLAPAFVRATEWAGAWLTGLLLRVPHAFLRVQLSRNLSRSVGTAVSMSVGLSLFVAVQTWGYSMLVPFSPDSSTPGTLVSFLHTEFRPGDVPELMARPSLKNARMYPIYVDEPDISPEQMKSPGFSGMRNRSVVLAGIPVEKMAEGKDPLFQPVFVSGNPEEAYAMLKSTRSLLIPDTFARTVGLKAGDDLMLVNPSSRGNHPGNASEGGLRGARVGAFSAPMKGEPWKVAGIVSFPGWHWLTKTSGMRVRRGGFVAALAIADERWLKEDYGHQGFQFIWGDTAPGVTNVALQDDLGEFALMKARERAGGEEGVKPLVKALTRESLGGSVTSRGDSVIFTMSQLPIIMMVIAVLAVLNTVLASVQSRRREFGLMRAVGVPGGMVMRMLWAETLMISLCAIIMSLVLGVLAAWCSIQILEYGYHFGIVTPPITMPWAHLGYAVLLVLTLSTLACLAPAWRMKRAFVTDLLSAGER
- a CDS encoding DUF805 domain-containing protein is translated as MKYYYHTSDGELHGPAELDFLVREVKWGGLPDSLMVRSENSGEWISLAEVVQGNTSVGWPLDVMSVTPEELARMSRWKRLWYYYRRSWKMAFVLEGRASQQECMHVFLSMTLADCLAFVAAPLLSGLMLAFLFPGKVSESVVFFTGGTIGVLLCLLVVIQSFSLCWRRLHDLSLPGYWVFALPVVSYAGNWLITWLLEHAGILIPRTGMMHYPGISPALAFVAVVSVVVSLVIIVLSLTWIVALLGMFRGMEGENRYGPRPEM